The following are encoded together in the Halopiger aswanensis genome:
- a CDS encoding NYN domain-containing protein, whose amino-acid sequence MFDSVRARLGLAPDGSSEPTVGLFVDGPNVFRDEFDVDLNDLRDAARDLGRVGVIRLYLDEHATPGLIQAAEARGFEVIVTSGDVDVKLAVDATALGSAGTIDRLAIASRDTDFKPVLEHAGTVGIETIAIAPGSYGRSDALQNAADEAITIDE is encoded by the coding sequence ATGTTCGACAGCGTTCGCGCCCGTCTCGGTCTCGCCCCCGACGGATCGTCGGAACCGACCGTCGGGCTGTTCGTCGACGGGCCGAACGTCTTCCGCGACGAGTTCGACGTCGACCTGAACGACCTTCGGGACGCCGCCCGCGACCTCGGCCGCGTCGGCGTCATCCGCCTCTACCTCGACGAACACGCGACCCCCGGACTCATTCAGGCCGCCGAGGCGCGGGGCTTCGAAGTGATCGTCACCAGCGGCGACGTCGACGTCAAACTCGCCGTCGACGCGACCGCGCTGGGCAGCGCCGGCACGATCGACCGCCTCGCGATCGCCTCCCGAGACACGGACTTCAAACCCGTCCTCGAGCACGCGGGGACCGTCGGCATCGAAACGATCGCGATCGCGCCGGGCTCGTACGGGCGATCGGACGCGCTACAGAACGCGGCCGACGAGGCGATCACGATCGACGAGTGA
- a CDS encoding alpha/beta fold hydrolase, with translation METVSHHGRTTAYEVSDRGGDGPTICCIHGSGGSRHVWKSQHRLADRTPVVALDLSGHGDSDDIDASPGYATLSAYADDVIAVAEATDATVLVGNSLGGAVVLHILLERAGEFDPDAVVLTGAGARLGVLEDLLQWLEHDFERAVEFLHGDDRFFHDPEPELRERSMERFHECGQAVTNRDFQTCHTFDVRDRLDEIDVPTLAVYGEYDQLTPPWFHEFLADEIGDSYLVGIEDAAHLAMLERPAAFNDAVLEFVEERT, from the coding sequence ATGGAGACGGTCTCTCATCACGGCCGCACCACCGCCTACGAGGTCTCGGACCGCGGTGGCGACGGCCCGACGATCTGCTGCATCCACGGCAGCGGGGGGTCCCGCCACGTCTGGAAGAGCCAGCACCGCCTCGCGGATCGCACGCCCGTCGTCGCGCTCGATCTCAGCGGCCACGGAGATTCGGACGACATCGACGCCTCGCCGGGCTACGCGACGCTCTCGGCCTACGCCGACGACGTGATCGCCGTCGCCGAGGCGACCGACGCAACCGTCCTCGTCGGTAACTCGCTCGGCGGCGCCGTCGTTCTGCACATCCTGCTCGAGCGCGCGGGCGAGTTCGACCCGGACGCGGTCGTCCTGACGGGCGCCGGCGCGCGACTCGGCGTCCTCGAGGACCTCCTGCAGTGGCTCGAGCACGACTTCGAGCGAGCGGTCGAGTTCCTCCACGGCGACGACCGATTCTTCCACGATCCGGAGCCGGAACTCCGGGAGCGATCGATGGAGCGGTTCCACGAGTGCGGGCAGGCGGTGACGAACCGGGACTTCCAGACCTGCCACACGTTCGACGTGCGCGATCGATTGGACGAGATCGACGTGCCGACGCTGGCGGTCTACGGCGAGTACGACCAGTTGACCCCGCCGTGGTTCCACGAGTTCCTCGCGGACGAGATCGGGGACAGCTACCTCGTCGGGATCGAGGACGCCGCCCACCTGGCGATGCTCGAGCGGCCCGCGGCGTTCAACGACGCCGTGCTCGAGTTCGTCGAGGAGAGGACGTGA
- a CDS encoding helix-turn-helix domain-containing protein: MLIATFRLELEAVALEQAFDAVPEMTVEAERIAAHSTQWTMPCLWIAADDFDAVDTALENDPSVDEIVGGDEFGEEKYYHIDWNEETYERISAYIDKEGSLLQADATDDGWELEIRFVGRDQFDEFRTMLHERGYAFELLNLYQPGAPRQTEGEVTSAQRNALVTAAELGYYKVPREISTRELADELDISHQTVSELLHRGTENLITSHLTTTAADA; the protein is encoded by the coding sequence ATGCTAATTGCGACCTTCCGACTCGAACTCGAGGCAGTCGCACTCGAACAGGCGTTTGATGCGGTCCCGGAGATGACGGTCGAAGCCGAACGCATCGCCGCACACAGCACCCAATGGACGATGCCGTGTCTCTGGATCGCTGCCGATGACTTCGACGCCGTCGATACTGCTCTCGAAAACGACCCCTCGGTAGACGAAATCGTTGGCGGCGACGAATTCGGCGAGGAGAAGTACTATCATATCGACTGGAACGAGGAGACGTACGAACGGATCTCCGCATACATTGATAAAGAGGGATCACTCCTCCAGGCGGACGCGACCGACGACGGGTGGGAGTTAGAGATACGATTCGTCGGCCGTGATCAGTTCGACGAATTCCGGACGATGTTGCACGAACGAGGGTACGCCTTCGAACTGCTGAACCTCTACCAACCGGGTGCCCCGCGGCAGACGGAGGGTGAGGTGACATCCGCTCAACGAAATGCCCTCGTTACCGCCGCTGAGCTGGGCTACTACAAGGTTCCTCGTGAGATCTCCACGAGAGAACTCGCAGACGAACTCGATATCTCTCACCAGACCGTCTCAGAACTTCTCCATAGAGGAACGGAAAA